One segment of Frankiaceae bacterium DNA contains the following:
- the pyrH gene encoding UMP kinase, whose protein sequence is MSHDVRGEGASPRWSRVLLKISGEAFAGNEPLGIDPNVVASVAKQICEVNDVQIAVVVGGGNMFRGAALEKAGMDRPRADYMGMLATVINCLALQDALENRGMETRVQTAIQMGQIAEPYIPRKAIRHLEKGRVVIFGAGMGAPYFSTDTTAAQRALEIGAEAVLKATQVDGVYDADPRTTPDAVKFDSLDYSEVISRGLKVMDTTAISLCMDNNLPIVVFDLMTEGNIGRAVRGEKIGTVVCPNDA, encoded by the coding sequence GTGTCCCACGACGTACGTGGTGAGGGCGCGTCGCCTCGTTGGTCGCGGGTGCTGCTGAAGATCAGCGGCGAGGCGTTCGCGGGCAACGAGCCGCTGGGCATCGACCCCAACGTCGTCGCGTCCGTGGCCAAGCAGATCTGTGAAGTGAACGACGTCCAGATCGCGGTCGTCGTCGGCGGCGGCAACATGTTCCGCGGGGCGGCGCTGGAGAAGGCCGGCATGGACCGGCCGCGCGCCGACTACATGGGCATGCTCGCCACCGTCATCAACTGCCTCGCCCTCCAGGACGCCTTGGAGAACCGCGGCATGGAGACGCGCGTCCAGACCGCCATCCAGATGGGCCAGATCGCGGAGCCGTACATCCCGCGCAAGGCGATCCGCCACCTGGAGAAGGGCCGGGTCGTCATCTTCGGCGCCGGCATGGGCGCGCCGTACTTCTCCACCGACACCACCGCGGCCCAGCGCGCGCTGGAGATCGGCGCCGAGGCGGTGCTCAAGGCGACGCAGGTCGACGGGGTGTACGACGCCGATCCCCGGACGACCCCGGACGCCGTGAAGTTCGACTCGCTCGACTACTCCGAGGTCATCTCGCGCGGCCTCAAGGTCATGGACACCACCGCCATCAGCCTCTGCATGGACAACAACCTGCCGATCGTCGTCTTCGACCTCATGACCGAGGGCAACATCGGCCGTGCCGTCCGAGGTGAGAAGATCGGCACCGTTGTGTGCCCGAACGACGCGTAG
- the tsf gene encoding translation elongation factor Ts: protein MAEITAADVKRLREATGAGMMDCKKALTETDGDFDAAVDLLRTKGMAKAAKRGAERSANNGLVAASEGALIELACETDFVAKNESFQQLATDIAAHAAASGIGEVEKLLGETLADGKTVADNIESLNAVIGEKIELRRAVFFEGTVASYMHRRASDLPPQVGVLVEFEGSDLNAARGAAMQIAAMRAQYVTRDEIPAEDIEREKRVAEATAREEGKPDAALPKIVEGRVNGFYKEVTLLEQSSVQDSKKTVKQMLDEAGVTVKRFVRFEVGQA, encoded by the coding sequence ATGGCCGAGATCACCGCTGCCGACGTCAAGCGCCTCCGCGAGGCGACGGGCGCCGGGATGATGGACTGCAAGAAGGCGCTGACGGAGACGGACGGCGACTTCGACGCCGCCGTCGACCTGCTGCGTACCAAGGGCATGGCGAAGGCCGCCAAGCGCGGCGCCGAGCGTTCCGCCAACAACGGCCTCGTCGCGGCCAGCGAGGGCGCGCTCATCGAGCTCGCCTGCGAGACCGACTTCGTCGCGAAGAACGAGAGCTTCCAGCAGCTCGCGACGGACATCGCCGCGCACGCCGCCGCCAGCGGCATCGGCGAGGTCGAGAAGCTGCTCGGCGAGACGCTCGCGGACGGCAAGACCGTTGCCGACAACATCGAGTCCCTCAACGCCGTCATCGGCGAGAAGATCGAGCTGCGCCGCGCGGTGTTCTTCGAGGGCACGGTGGCGTCGTACATGCACCGCCGCGCCAGCGACCTGCCGCCGCAGGTGGGCGTGCTCGTGGAGTTCGAGGGCAGTGACCTCAACGCCGCCCGCGGCGCCGCGATGCAGATCGCCGCGATGCGCGCGCAGTACGTCACCCGCGACGAGATCCCGGCCGAGGACATCGAGCGCGAGAAGCGCGTCGCCGAGGCCACCGCGCGCGAGGAGGGCAAGCCCGACGCGGCGCTGCCCAAGATCGTCGAGGGCCGGGTGAACGGCTTCTACAAGGAGGTCACCCTCCTCGAGCAGTCGTCCGTGCAGGACAGCAAGAAGACCGTCAAGCAGATGCTGGACGAGGCCGGTGTCACCGTGAAGCGTTTCGTGCGCTTCGAGGTGGGCCAGGCCTAG